In Verrucomicrobiales bacterium, one DNA window encodes the following:
- a CDS encoding Rieske 2Fe-2S domain-containing protein, which translates to MSTQTLPSPDVGRNTLTQPDIRKVRICPDFWYPVAWSRELRVGKAHATSFAGQPVVLVRGEAGDVFALENRCAHRQVPLHLGVVEDECIRCTYHGWKYNADGRCVAVPYLEKCSLRPGNVRSYPCREAYGMIFIFPGDVASPNRADFPEIPTAANPDYKTRRLDSIVGCHFTFMHENLMDMNHQFLHRSLMGGIKTTLLDTRVGNDWIEADYTFSRPRGKQPLGEKLMLGKRKTSGQDSRDVMTILTKYPYQLLRFTTGGSQKPVLDLWNVYVPQDLEQRTNRTFGLMMIKRPSVPGLIELFWPFIVWFTNGIFLQDRRICELEQAAFDRQGADANQEIFPLIVSLRKVLTANSVCSDVHADENGSESP; encoded by the coding sequence ATGTCCACCCAAACCCTACCCTCCCCCGACGTGGGGCGTAATACCTTGACGCAGCCTGATATTCGCAAAGTGAGAATCTGCCCCGATTTTTGGTATCCCGTGGCATGGTCGCGCGAACTGCGAGTTGGCAAGGCGCACGCCACCTCGTTTGCCGGGCAACCTGTGGTTCTGGTCCGGGGTGAAGCGGGAGATGTTTTTGCGCTCGAGAACCGTTGTGCGCATCGCCAGGTTCCGCTGCATCTGGGGGTGGTGGAGGACGAATGCATCCGGTGCACCTACCATGGATGGAAGTACAATGCCGACGGCCGGTGCGTGGCGGTTCCCTATCTGGAAAAATGCAGCCTTCGCCCCGGGAATGTTCGCAGCTATCCGTGTCGGGAAGCGTATGGGATGATCTTTATTTTTCCAGGCGATGTGGCCAGTCCGAATCGGGCCGACTTTCCCGAAATTCCGACCGCTGCGAATCCCGATTATAAAACCCGTCGATTGGATAGCATAGTGGGGTGCCACTTCACCTTCATGCACGAGAATCTCATGGATATGAACCATCAGTTCCTGCACCGCAGCCTGATGGGCGGCATCAAGACCACCTTGCTGGACACGCGTGTGGGGAATGATTGGATCGAAGCGGACTACACCTTTTCCCGTCCTCGAGGGAAACAGCCTTTGGGAGAAAAGCTCATGTTGGGCAAACGAAAAACATCGGGGCAGGACTCACGCGATGTCATGACGATCCTGACTAAATACCCTTACCAGTTGCTGCGGTTTACCACGGGAGGCAGCCAGAAGCCCGTCCTCGATTTGTGGAACGTGTATGTTCCGCAGGACCTGGAGCAGCGCACCAATCGCACTTTTGGTCTCATGATGATCAAACGGCCTTCTGTTCCGGGTTTGATCGAGTTGTTCTGGCCATTCATTGTGTGGTTCACCAACGGAATTTTTCTGCAAGATCGTCGGATCTGCGAGTTGGAGCAGGCCGCCTTCGATCGTCAAGGGGCCGATGCGAACCAGGAAATTTTCCCTCTGATTGTTTCCCTCAGAAAAGTCCTGACTGCGAACAGTGTGTGT